In the genome of Pseudomonas bubulae, one region contains:
- a CDS encoding putative 2-aminoethylphosphonate ABC transporter ATP-binding protein yields the protein MNSSNTTAFTQPGVPMKVRNVSKRFGAFTALDNVSLEVAAGELVCLLGPSGCGKTTLLRCIAGLEHQDKGALYLGDRDVSELAPQARDYGILFQSYALFPNLTVEANIAYGLAGSNREVVRKRVGDMLELVGLTGSEKKFPGQLSGGQQQRVALARALAPSPSLLLLDEPMSALDARVREHLCTELRQLQRSLGITTLMVTHNQDEAMLMADRIAVMNNGKVEQYATPQEIYNKPATPFVAEFVGQGNWLPFLRNSATHAQVGGMNMRLADDAGRAASGRLFCRPEAISVNPVLHQENLFPARVREITFLGNRCRMSFELNHLPGHALTAEVGSQDLPRLGTPDIFVALPPGSLQVFA from the coding sequence ATGAACAGCTCGAACACAACCGCTTTTACCCAGCCCGGCGTGCCGATGAAGGTGCGCAATGTGAGCAAGCGCTTTGGCGCCTTTACCGCGCTGGATAACGTCTCGCTGGAGGTGGCTGCAGGCGAGCTGGTGTGTCTGCTCGGCCCGTCCGGTTGCGGCAAGACCACGCTGTTGCGTTGTATCGCAGGCCTGGAGCATCAGGACAAGGGCGCACTGTACCTGGGTGATCGCGATGTCTCCGAGCTGGCGCCGCAGGCCCGTGATTACGGGATTCTGTTTCAGTCCTATGCTTTGTTCCCAAATCTGACTGTTGAGGCCAACATTGCCTACGGCCTGGCTGGCAGCAATCGTGAGGTGGTGCGCAAGCGCGTCGGCGACATGCTGGAGTTGGTGGGCCTGACCGGCAGCGAAAAGAAATTCCCGGGTCAGCTTTCCGGTGGCCAGCAGCAGCGGGTCGCCCTGGCCCGTGCCCTGGCGCCATCGCCGTCTCTGCTATTACTCGACGAGCCAATGTCGGCCCTGGATGCCCGCGTCCGTGAGCATTTATGTACCGAACTGCGCCAATTGCAGCGCAGCCTGGGCATCACCACGCTGATGGTCACCCACAATCAGGACGAAGCCATGCTGATGGCCGACCGTATTGCTGTGATGAACAACGGCAAGGTCGAGCAGTACGCCACCCCGCAAGAAATCTACAACAAGCCGGCCACGCCGTTTGTCGCCGAATTTGTGGGGCAGGGCAACTGGCTACCGTTTTTGCGCAACAGTGCCACCCACGCTCAGGTCGGCGGCATGAACATGCGCCTGGCAGATGACGCTGGCCGCGCCGCCTCGGGGCGTTTGTTCTGCCGTCCCGAAGCCATCAGCGTCAATCCGGTACTGCATCAGGAAAACCTGTTCCCGGCCCGGGTTCGGGAAATTACCTTTCTTGGCAATCGCTGCCGCATGAGCTTCGAACTCAACCACCTGCCGGGTCATGCCCTGACGGCCGAAGTCGGCAGTCAGGACCTGCCGCGCCTTGGCACACCGGATATTTTTGTCGCCCTGCCACCCGGCAGCCTGCAGGTGTTTGCCTGA
- a CDS encoding LysR family transcriptional regulator, with translation MLSAELKAFYRVAQLGSITQAAKKLGLSQPTVTTQIRNLESQYGVELFYRGGRRLTLSDDGVRLLPMVKALLQQEADIEFFLRNSGQGTGMLRIAATAPYYILDLVKAFRERLPQIEVAVDIGNSQQVLEALDEYRVDIAASSQLVEDPRLIRRVLGADPLVLAVHRNHPLAKLEHVPLSALAGHCLLMREQGSTTRQLTEDLLANAGVSFGPLLEIGSRESIREAVLRNIGISIIARQEVPHDPQLRVLTLENAPVIHEYLYCLKERKAARLPAAFLGLAQEMAPA, from the coding sequence GTGCTGAGTGCCGAGCTGAAAGCGTTTTACCGGGTGGCCCAACTGGGCAGCATTACTCAGGCCGCCAAAAAGCTCGGGCTGAGCCAGCCGACTGTGACCACGCAAATCCGCAATCTCGAAAGCCAGTACGGTGTAGAGCTGTTTTACCGTGGCGGCCGGCGCCTGACCCTCAGCGATGACGGCGTACGCCTGCTGCCGATGGTCAAGGCGTTGCTGCAGCAAGAAGCCGATATCGAATTCTTTTTGCGCAACAGCGGCCAGGGCACCGGCATGCTGCGCATTGCCGCGACCGCGCCGTATTACATCCTGGATCTGGTTAAAGCCTTTCGCGAACGCTTGCCGCAGATCGAGGTGGCGGTGGATATCGGCAACTCCCAGCAGGTGCTGGAGGCACTGGACGAATACCGGGTCGATATCGCGGCTTCCTCACAACTGGTGGAAGACCCGCGCCTGATCCGCCGCGTCCTGGGTGCCGATCCGCTGGTGCTGGCGGTGCATCGCAATCACCCACTGGCCAAGCTAGAGCATGTACCGCTCAGTGCGCTGGCCGGGCATTGCTTGTTGATGCGTGAGCAAGGTTCGACCACGCGCCAGTTGACCGAAGACCTGCTGGCCAATGCCGGGGTGAGTTTTGGTCCGCTGCTGGAAATTGGCAGCCGGGAGTCGATCCGCGAAGCGGTGCTGCGCAATATCGGCATCAGCATCATCGCTCGCCAGGAAGTACCTCATGACCCGCAGTTACGGGTACTGACCCTTGAGAATGCGCCAGTGATCCATGAGTACCTGTACTGCCTCAAAGAGCGAAAAGCCGCGCGTTTGCCGGCGGCGTTTCTGGGGCTGGCGCAGGAAATGGCCCCGGCCTGA